TTTGGAATAGAATGCAGTTTGAATTTCCTATGTCActtattaaaatcatttttcccTTAGCAATATTCATTTTTGGATTTGACGGTTCTACAAATCAGTTTTATCTCATTCTGTATATTGTATCTGCAGTAGGAATGTTGTACACAGGAGTTCTGTgcatttatcatttttgtctAGTGCTCAATGGTAATATAGCTAATGAGAGTAATAAgaaaatacacatatataacTTAGGTTGGAAACAAAATGTAAAGGAAGTATTAGGCAACCGATGGTACCTTACATGGACACTTCCTTATATAAAATCTCAATTACCCCATAATGGTGTAATATGGGATACATCGAATTCATGGCAATATACagattttaaaaacaaataaatataaattgtaaaaattttgtaaagcttataaaaacaaatttgttaaactgattaatttgtattatatactgtatatatCACAAAGCATGTATGTTTTATTACATTGAtgtaatacatttaaaaatgtactaTTGGAATAGATTAAAAGTCAGATTATTGTTTACAATTGtactttaacaatttattataaatatatgaacttAATTATACATAGTAAATCAgtacttaatttttattcttatcatagataaattatacaaattcaagaaaatattacaataaatgccttttaacaaaatagtggaagaatttgattttaatatctacacatgaaaatttgattcagtttataatatatttgtctAAGGATTGTCGATTTTACATACATAAAgatttaataattgtaataatttatatttaacataatataattgtacatTGGTAGGActagttttataattattgttattatatgatgttatatagTGAacttaaatatcttttactacatatttttcaatttaatacaataatgttaaatgtataaatatatcgtatttGTCAATGAAcgttaaattgtaaaaaagatGTCCTATGGCAAAAAGGAATAATctcgttataaaattttatacattaaacttACATAATTATCACTATGTTTTTTCCACTATAATCTTAAATACAATacatttataacaaataagaataaatacataatatgcTTTATGAATAATGATTTTAGTCAACATCATTTGAAGAAGTAATTAAGATTGTATATCTACTAATATTACATTcttgtaaaaaaattgtatgattggaaatgatatatgtacaatatatttataagcataactatattttcataactttattattaattttttaaagatgtattcctttttaagttttatatatctcaattaacagaaataaaaatcacattTTGTAAGTAAGCTAACGTAATGTCGTTTTCTATAAGTTCTTTTGACTGCAAATTTTATACAGACTAATATAAGTATGATAGCAGATGCAACATATAGCACAACACAAATACTTATatcaaaaattgtaaaatcccatccaattttcttattatttgtatatttactcAATACTAGTCTTTCTtgtcttatttttaatttattgccATTACCATCCTTATGTGTGTTGACTGaatcataataatttattccttTATAACTATACTTTGTTTTAAGGTAATATAAAACATGTTCTTCATTCCAAGTACCATTTTCATATCTACAATTTGGACAATGTTCAATTGCTggatattgaatttttttatgttttggGTCTTCTGTATCATCACCTGACAGTCTTGCATTTACTTCATTATGAGCTGACCACAACCATAAGATGCTGTCATTAGCATTAGACACATCAAACATTTTGTTTTTTGAAGCCATTTGGACAAAATGTTGAGCACAATCAGCACATCCAAAAAAGTTTTGTATATATCCATGCATTgcttctaatatttttcttggtTCACGTTCAACGTCCTTATTTAAGATAGCAAAATTAACAGTCAACATATGAAACATTGTCCACAAACCACAGGGATACCCACGATATCCTTCTTTACTGCCTTTACATCCAACCCACTTTGAAGGTCCAGAGTACACAGGTGACATTTCTTCTTCTATAGATTTTACTATTTGACTAAATTCCTCCCcagatatattatttctttttttaataatatctctAGTGATTTCTAGAAAAATGTTACCATATCTCAGAGGAAAATAGTCAGCcaatacatttaaatatcttttcaatgcatccatttttttatcttttattattttatgtaatggAATTTCATGAGAGATTGAATATCTTAAGGCATTTTCCAGATCAAGTTGGTATAAATGATCTCCACTTATGTCTGTACTTTCTGGCTGTGGTGTTGCTTCTAATTGTTTTGGAGtgctaatatttaatttatgattttcattctttattaaataattcttaatagGATTTAGCTCATGAATAGTTTCTGCTTTTGAAAtcataaattctttaattgCATTGAAAACACCTTCCCTTGTAGGTATTCTGATTTTAAGAACCTTTTGTGTCTCATTGCGAGCTAAAACTATCAAACTTGGAAAATTTGTGACTTTGTTTGTCTCACATAATAATTCATTGTCAGACAATACCCTTCTTATTTGTAATGTTGTAATTTTGTGCATATCTAATATAACTTCAGCACCCAAATGTGAATCTGTCCTTTCAAATAGTAAGAAGACATATTTTATAGCATTTGGTATAGCCTTCCAAATATTTGTAGtttcataatttctataatatcaaaacataacaataattatctcctattatttaaaagagtgaatataaaaaataaagaagtataaattgatatacctgtatggtgctatattAGGCCATGAAATACCTCTTCCTTCTTGTTGTTCTCTTCCTAATAAATCTATTAAACTATGTCTAAGTTCATTAATATCATCATACTTCTCCATCAATAATCCTAATGATGGTGGATGTGCATTTACAGAAAAGTATTTAAGCATGGGATAATGCATAATTTCATACTCTCGGCAAATTGGGTTATTATCATCATCGGCACAATCTATTGCAGCAATTACTACAATATCTTTCCatgctaaaaatattattgaaataaattatttgcaagATATGATTAATCTCATCTATAATACATACTTAAAGATCTtagataatacatatttagatTTGCCAAAGGTTTCTTAAAAACATACTtgcttaataataataaattcacgattgtatatatttacttaaagTGCTTTCATAGATTATTATGATATACAGCAAATATAAAAAGCGATATGTTTTAAGAATTATATTAAGTAAGATAAGTTCATACGAATAAATATGTTAAGCGATAGTGATACATTTTTatgtgaattattaattattttataatcattaAAATTGACTTACCGTAAATATCATTAGCAAAATCTTTCCACATCGGTGCAAATCGAAGACAGTAACCACACCAACTGTTGTAAAATTCAACTAACCAACCCTTTGTATCTTCGTAAACGGATGACTTAAAATTAGTAACGTTTAAAATAACGACATTATCACTAGTATTATACAATCCTTGTGTAGGTATTTGACTTTGATATGGTTCCTTTGCTACGGCAGCATTACAATTCACTATTATTACATTGATTAACCATAATTTCCATAACAAACTAACGTCAAAACGATCCATATTTTCTTCTGTCAAATCGAACTCCTACTAATCACCGTTGTATACGATGTGATACTAATGTGCTACCAAATGCTAGTAATACTTTTATCAAGGTgcaacatatgtatatatgattCTACATAAGGTACGTTCTCATGAAAAATATCACTAACAAAATATCTGTGAGTACATAAATAGATACATAACTATTAGCAAGTACTAATATGTTAAATGTTTATGTCTTTATAAAAACTGAATTTGCAGTTATAATTCATACCAAAtgaaatgataattttaagattttcttataaatattctcTAATTTAcaaaactttatatttaatttttattattatttcaagtcATGAATTTGTTGTACATTTATAATTGTTAGTTTTCATAAGATTCagataaaagtttaaaaaaatttttgtgGATTATTAATTACCATAACTATTTATGGTTTTGAAGGTAATAAATGACaggtaaataatttatattaaaaaaacacTGTTTATTAATAGTTTCAATTCGAATTGCCGCTGCTTATTCCTATACAAAGTGAAAACAATAGGATGTTACCCTTAAGGATAAATAGGAGGTTTTAGGATGGTGGAGGGAATAAGGGCGAAggtatatatgtttatttattatataacaccTATTTACGGATATATTATTTAACCAAATCAACTGATAAAGAATATGATCGGTATAAACCTTGGAGCAGCTTACGCTCTTCCCTACTCATAAAAGAATTCGATGCTTCTTGAACATTTTCTGAAACGTTCGACCAGTTTCACCCCCAACCACTGGCTTGTCCAGGTCGGGGGCCTGACGATCAACGATTTCTTACTGTCTTGAGGCTTGCAGTTCTTCTAGGCTTGAGACTTCTCAGCCGGTAAGGAATGCGATTCGGATCATATTCTTTGTCACAAGCGCGAAAAACCTTCGGATCTTCGAAATTCGAGCAAGACAAACATCTTCAGATATCTTGTCTTCAACTTTTCAaaactttcattttttcagAGTGAAACTTCAAACTTCCCTCTATCATCCAATACCTCTTGATTCAAAACCTTATAAACAAACAAACAGGTTAGAGAACTtacttctatttttaaatttatttttgttttgtttcattCGTTTCTGTATGTCTTTCGGTCTTTccgtttttttaaatatttttcttttcatataaatatttgtgaatACCACATTTTTTCCTGATTTGTAACACGTTTTAGCAGTTATGTTAAAAAACAGAATGGctggaatataatttttaagcaaAACTGAAATCAAATTGGAACcaaagaaagatagaaacaAT
This DNA window, taken from Bombus fervidus isolate BK054 chromosome 14, iyBomFerv1, whole genome shotgun sequence, encodes the following:
- the LOC139994280 gene encoding sulfhydryl oxidase 1, with translation MDRFDVSLLWKLWLINVIIVNCNAAVAKEPYQSQIPTQGLYNTSDNVVILNVTNFKSSVYEDTKGWLVEFYNSWCGYCLRFAPMWKDFANDIYAWKDIVVIAAIDCADDDNNPICREYEIMHYPMLKYFSVNAHPPSLGLLMEKYDDINELRHSLIDLLGREQQEGRGISWPNIAPYRNYETTNIWKAIPNAIKYVFLLFERTDSHLGAEVILDMHKITTLQIRRVLSDNELLCETNKVTNFPSLIVLARNETQKVLKIRIPTREGVFNAIKEFMISKAETIHELNPIKNYLIKNENHKLNISTPKQLEATPQPESTDISGDHLYQLDLENALRYSISHEIPLHKIIKDKKMDALKRYLNVLADYFPLRYGNIFLEITRDIIKKRNNISGEEFSQIVKSIEEEMSPVYSGPSKWVGCKGSKEGYRGYPCGLWTMFHMLTVNFAILNKDVEREPRKILEAMHGYIQNFFGCADCAQHFVQMASKNKMFDVSNANDSILWLWSAHNEVNARLSGDDTEDPKHKKIQYPAIEHCPNCRYENGTWNEEHVLYYLKTKYSYKGINYYDSVNTHKDGNGNKLKIRQERLVLSKYTNNKKIGWDFTIFDISICVVLYVASAIILILVCIKFAVKRTYRKRHYVSLLTKCDFYFC